From a region of the Entelurus aequoreus isolate RoL-2023_Sb linkage group LG27, RoL_Eaeq_v1.1, whole genome shotgun sequence genome:
- the LOC133644538 gene encoding prothymosin alpha-A-like: MADSKVESSAELSAKELKEKKLAEEKNGDDATANGKTDEENGEQDNEDEDDVGEEEEDDGEGEEDDDEEDDLVAPTGKRTAEDDDDDDDDEEDEVETKKQKTDK, translated from the exons ATGGCGGACAGCAAAGTGGAGAGCAGCGCGGAGCTGAGCGCCAAG GAGCTGAAGGAGAAGAAATTGGCGGAGGAGAAGAACGGAGACGACGCCACCGCCAACGGCAAGACC GACGAGGAAAACGGCGAGCAGGACAACGAAGATGAGGACGACGTGGGAGAGGAGGAAGAGGACGACGGAGAAG gTGAGGAGGACGACGATGAAGAGGACGACCTTGTTGCACCCACAGGGAAGAGGACAGCTGAGGACGACGATGACGACGACGACGATGAGGAG GACGAAGTGGAGACCAAGAAGCAGAAGACGGACAAGTAG